Proteins co-encoded in one Pseudomonas fluorescens genomic window:
- the aroK gene encoding shikimate kinase AroK: protein MRNLILVGPMGAGKSTIGRLLAKELRLPFKDSDKEIELRTGANIPWIFDKEGEPGFRDREQAMIAELCAFDGVVLATGGGAVMRDANRKALHEGGRVVYLHASVEQQVGRTSRDRNRPLLRTANPEKTLRDLLAIRDPLYREIADLVVETDERPPRMVVLDILDRLAQLPPR from the coding sequence GTGCGAAATTTGATTCTTGTAGGACCGATGGGGGCTGGAAAAAGCACCATCGGCCGATTACTGGCCAAAGAGCTGCGCCTGCCGTTCAAGGATTCCGACAAGGAAATTGAGCTGCGTACGGGCGCCAATATCCCGTGGATCTTCGACAAGGAAGGCGAGCCCGGTTTTCGTGATCGTGAGCAGGCGATGATCGCCGAGCTGTGCGCGTTCGACGGCGTGGTGCTGGCGACGGGCGGCGGCGCGGTGATGCGTGACGCCAATCGCAAGGCCCTGCACGAGGGCGGGCGGGTGGTGTATCTGCACGCCTCCGTCGAACAGCAGGTCGGCCGCACCTCCCGCGACCGCAATCGCCCGCTGTTGCGCACGGCCAATCCCGAGAAAACCCTGCGCGACCTGCTGGCGATTCGTGATCCGCTGTATCGGGAAATCGCCGATCTGGTGGTGGAAACCGACGAGCGGCCGCCACGCATGGTGGTGCTCGACATTCTTGACCGCCTGGCGCAACTTCCGCCCCGTTAA
- the aroB gene encoding 3-dehydroquinate synthase — protein sequence MQTLKVDLGERSYPIHIGEGLLDQPELLAPHIHGRQVAIISNETVAPLYLERLTRSLAQYSVISVVLPDGEAFKNWETLQLIFDGLLTARHDRRTTVIALGGGVIGDMAGFAAACYQRGVDFIQIPTTLLSQVDSSVGGKTGINHPLGKNMVGAFYQPNVVLIDTASLKTLPARELSAGLAEVIKYGLICDEPFLTWLEDNVDALRALDQKALTYAIERSCAAKAAVVGADEKETGVRATLNLGHTFGHAIETHMGYGVWLHGEAVAAGTVMAMEMSARLGWISEQERDRGIRLFQRAGLPVIPPEEMTEADFLEHMAIDKKVIDGRLRLVLLRRMGEAVVTDDYPKEVLQATLGADYRALAQLKG from the coding sequence ATGCAGACACTCAAGGTCGATCTAGGCGAGCGCAGCTACCCGATTCATATTGGCGAAGGCCTGTTGGATCAGCCTGAACTGCTGGCTCCGCATATCCATGGGCGGCAGGTGGCGATCATCTCCAACGAGACCGTTGCGCCGCTCTATCTCGAGCGTCTGACCCGCAGCCTGGCGCAGTACTCGGTAATTTCCGTGGTGCTGCCAGACGGCGAAGCCTTCAAGAACTGGGAAACCCTGCAACTGATCTTCGACGGCCTGCTGACCGCCCGTCATGACCGTCGCACCACGGTGATCGCCCTCGGTGGCGGTGTGATCGGCGACATGGCCGGTTTTGCAGCCGCCTGCTACCAGCGCGGCGTCGATTTCATCCAGATTCCTACCACGCTGCTGTCCCAGGTCGATTCGTCGGTGGGCGGCAAGACCGGCATCAACCATCCGCTGGGCAAGAACATGGTCGGCGCCTTCTACCAGCCGAACGTGGTGCTGATCGATACGGCCTCCCTGAAAACCCTGCCAGCGCGTGAACTGTCGGCCGGCCTGGCGGAAGTCATCAAGTACGGCCTGATCTGCGACGAGCCGTTCCTGACCTGGCTCGAAGACAACGTCGACGCCCTGCGTGCACTGGATCAGAAGGCCCTGACCTATGCCATCGAGCGTTCCTGCGCCGCCAAGGCGGCGGTGGTCGGCGCCGATGAGAAAGAAACCGGTGTGCGCGCCACGCTCAATCTTGGCCACACCTTTGGCCACGCCATCGAGACCCACATGGGCTATGGTGTCTGGTTGCACGGTGAAGCGGTCGCTGCTGGCACGGTAATGGCGATGGAAATGTCCGCGCGCCTTGGCTGGATCAGCGAGCAGGAGCGTGATCGCGGCATCCGACTGTTCCAGCGGGCCGGTCTGCCGGTGATTCCGCCGGAAGAGATGACCGAGGCCGATTTTCTCGAACACATGGCAATTGACAAAAAAGTGATCGACGGTCGTTTGCGCCTGGTGCTGCTGCGCCGGATGGGCGAAGCGGTGGTGACCGACGATTATCCGAAAGAGGTTCTACAGGCCACGCTGGGAGCGGATTACCGCGCTCTGGCTCAGCTTAAAGGTTAA
- a CDS encoding AAA family ATPase translates to MTSLHADEAFLGHFQLSHDPFAPRVPGFKFFPAQRKPVLGQLHHLARYSQLLLVVTGPQGSGKTLLRQALVASTNKQSVQSVVVSARGAGDAAGVLRQVAQGLDVAQAEVGAILDQVVQLALTGQEVYLLVDDAEQLDESALEALMALGAGAPEGRPHVFLFGESSLIAQLEALHLEEERFHVIELQPYTEEETREYLDQRLEGAGRGVELFTADQISDIHESSEGWPGNINQVARDALIEVMIASRSAVKRPSMGFNMPKKHVLAISAVVVVAVAAAWLMPGRNKAPTTGTPANEQAQLPLGQGGAPNVEFAGNTQPMPLPLVGNSQPVMRKPLAEAAGGITEGDDGVPLEGSSNTPPTVTTSAPPVGVPAGPAPTPVPVPVPAAKPTPAPTQVATAKPAPAPVAKPAPAPAKPAAAAKPAEKAAEKPVAVAKAAGGSWYAGQAPGNYVVQILGTSSEAAAQNFVKEQGGEYRYFKKVLNGKPLYVITYGSFANRDAAVSAIKALPAKVQAGKPWPRTVASVQQELATTR, encoded by the coding sequence ATGACTAGTTTGCATGCCGACGAGGCGTTCCTCGGCCATTTCCAGTTAAGTCACGACCCTTTCGCACCACGGGTCCCGGGCTTCAAATTCTTCCCGGCCCAGCGCAAACCGGTGCTGGGTCAACTGCACCACCTGGCGCGTTACAGCCAGTTGCTGCTGGTGGTCACCGGCCCTCAGGGCAGCGGCAAGACGTTGCTGCGCCAGGCTTTGGTGGCCAGCACCAACAAGCAGTCGGTTCAAAGTGTTGTCGTCTCCGCTCGTGGCGCCGGCGATGCGGCCGGTGTGCTGCGTCAGGTTGCTCAGGGGCTGGATGTCGCCCAGGCCGAGGTCGGGGCGATCCTCGATCAGGTCGTACAGCTGGCGCTGACTGGTCAGGAGGTCTATCTGCTGGTGGATGACGCCGAACAGCTCGACGAATCCGCGCTCGAAGCCCTGATGGCTTTGGGGGCCGGCGCGCCGGAAGGCCGTCCGCACGTGTTCCTGTTCGGTGAGTCGTCGCTGATTGCACAGCTTGAGGCGCTGCACCTTGAGGAAGAGCGTTTCCACGTCATCGAATTGCAGCCGTACACCGAAGAAGAAACCCGCGAATATCTCGACCAGCGGCTCGAAGGCGCCGGCCGGGGCGTCGAACTTTTCACCGCGGATCAGATCTCTGATATTCACGAAAGCTCCGAGGGTTGGCCCGGCAACATCAACCAGGTCGCTCGCGATGCACTGATCGAAGTCATGATTGCCAGCCGCTCTGCGGTGAAGCGTCCAAGTATGGGGTTCAACATGCCGAAGAAACACGTATTGGCGATTTCCGCCGTTGTCGTGGTGGCGGTCGCTGCCGCCTGGCTGATGCCCGGTCGCAACAAGGCGCCGACCACCGGCACACCGGCCAATGAACAGGCACAACTGCCACTGGGTCAGGGTGGTGCGCCGAACGTGGAGTTCGCCGGTAACACCCAGCCGATGCCCTTGCCGCTGGTCGGCAATTCGCAGCCGGTCATGCGCAAGCCCTTGGCCGAAGCGGCCGGCGGGATCACCGAAGGTGACGACGGTGTGCCGCTGGAAGGTTCCAGCAATACGCCGCCAACCGTGACCACTTCTGCGCCGCCGGTCGGTGTGCCGGCCGGTCCTGCACCGACGCCGGTTCCTGTCCCTGTCCCTGCGGCCAAACCGACACCGGCTCCGACCCAGGTGGCTACCGCCAAGCCAGCACCTGCTCCGGTGGCCAAGCCGGCCCCGGCGCCTGCCAAGCCTGCGGCAGCGGCCAAACCGGCCGAGAAAGCCGCCGAGAAGCCGGTTGCCGTCGCCAAAGCCGCCGGCGGTAGCTGGTATGCAGGTCAAGCACCGGGCAACTACGTGGTGCAGATCCTCGGCACCAGCTCTGAAGCCGCCGCGCAAAACTTCGTCAAGGAGCAGGGCGGCGAGTACCGCTATTTCAAGAAAGTCCTCAACGGCAAGCCGCTCTACGTGATCACCTATGGCAGCTTCGCCAATCGTGATGCGGCCGTTTCTGCCATCAAGGCCTTGCCAGCGAAGGTTCAGGCTGGTAAACCTTGGCCTCGCACTGTCGCCAGCGTCCAACAGGAACTGGCAACAACTCGCTGA
- the gltB gene encoding glutamate synthase large subunit encodes MKAGLYQPDEFKDNCGFGLIAHMQGEPSHTLLQTAIEALTCMTHRGGINADGKTGDGCGLLIQKPDAFLRAIAQEAFSVELPKQYAVGMVFFNQDPAKAEAARENMNREILAEGLQLIGWRKVPIDTSVLGRLALERLPQIEQVYIGGEGLSDQDMAVKLFSARRRSSVANAADTDHYICSFSHKTIIYKGLMMPADLAAFYPDLGDQRLQTAICVFHQRFSTNTLPKWPLAQPFRFLAHNGEINTITGNRNWAQARRTKFTNDLMDLEELGPLVNRVGSDSSSMDNMLELMVTGGIDLFRGVRMIIPPAWQNVETMDPDLRAFYEYNSMHMEPWDGPAGVVMTDGRYAVCLLDRNGLRPARWVTTTNGFITVASEIGVWNYQPQDVIAKGRVGPGQILAVDTETGQILDTDAIDNRLKSRHPYKQWLRKNALRIQATMEDNDHGSAFYDVDQLKQYMKMYQVTFEERDQVLRPLGEQGYEAVGSMGDDTPMAVLSQRVRTPYDYFRQQFAQVTNPPIDPLREAIVMSLEICLGAERNIFQESPEHASRVILSSPVISPAKWRSLMNLDRPGFERQIIDLNYDESVGLEAAIRNVADQAEEAVRAGRTQIVLSDRHIAPGKLPIHASMATGAVHHRLTEKGLRCDSNILVETATARDPHHFAVLIGFGASAVYPFLAYEVLGDLIRTGEVLGDLYEVFKNYRKGITKGLLKILSKMGISTIASYRGAQLFEAIGLSEEVCNLSFRGVPSRIKGARFVDIEAEQKALATEAWSPRKPIQQGGLLKFVHGGEYHAYNPDVVNTLQAAVQQGDYAKFKEYTSLVDNRPVSMIRDLFKVKTLDTPLDISEVEPLESVLKRFDSAGISLGALSPEAHEALAEAMNRLGARSNSGEGGEDPARYGTIKSSKIKQVATGRFGVTPEYLVNAEVLQIKVAQGAKPGEGGQLPGGKVNGLIAKLRYAVPGVTLISPPPHHDIYSIEDLSQLIFDLKQVNPKALVSVKLVAEAGVGTIAAGVAKAYADLITISGYDGGTGASPLTSIKYAGAPWELGLAETHQTLRGNDLRGKVRVQTDGGLKTGLDVIKAAILGAESFGFGTAPMIALGCKYLRICHLNNCATGVATQNEKLRKDHYIGTVDMVVNFFTYVAEETREWLAKLGVRSLEELIGRTDLLEVLEGQTAKQHHLDLTPLLGSDHIPADKPQFCGVERNPPFDQGLLAEKMVEMATSAINDLSGAEFDLDICNCDRSIGARISGEIARKHGNQGMAKAPITFRFKGTAGQSFGVWNAGGLNLYLEGDANDYVGKGMTGGKLVIVPPKGSVYQTQNSAIIGNTCLYGATGGKLFAAGTAGERFAVRNSGAHTVVEGTGDHCCEYMTGGFVCVLGKTGYNFGSGMTGGFAYVLDQDNTFVDRVNHELVEIQRISGEAMEAYRSHLQNVLNEYVAETDSEWGRELAENLDDYLRRFWLVKPKAANLKSLLSSTRANPQ; translated from the coding sequence ATGAAAGCAGGTCTGTACCAACCAGATGAATTCAAGGATAACTGCGGTTTCGGCCTGATAGCCCATATGCAGGGCGAACCCAGTCATACCCTTTTGCAAACGGCCATCGAGGCCCTGACCTGCATGACCCACCGCGGTGGGATTAATGCCGACGGCAAGACCGGTGACGGTTGCGGTCTGCTGATTCAAAAACCCGACGCCTTCCTGCGTGCCATTGCCCAGGAAGCCTTCAGCGTCGAGCTGCCCAAGCAATACGCCGTGGGCATGGTCTTCTTCAATCAGGATCCGGCCAAGGCCGAAGCCGCTCGCGAGAACATGAACCGCGAGATCCTGGCCGAAGGCCTGCAACTGATCGGCTGGCGCAAAGTACCGATCGACACCAGCGTCCTCGGCCGCCTCGCCCTTGAGCGCCTGCCGCAGATCGAGCAGGTGTACATCGGTGGCGAAGGCCTGAGCGATCAGGACATGGCGGTCAAGCTGTTCAGCGCCCGTCGTCGTTCGTCGGTGGCCAACGCCGCCGACACCGACCACTACATCTGCAGCTTTTCCCACAAGACCATCATCTATAAAGGCCTGATGATGCCGGCCGATCTGGCCGCTTTCTATCCGGACCTGGGTGACCAGCGCCTGCAAACCGCAATTTGTGTGTTCCACCAGCGCTTTTCCACCAACACCCTGCCGAAATGGCCGCTGGCCCAGCCATTCCGCTTCCTCGCCCACAACGGCGAGATCAACACCATCACCGGCAACCGCAACTGGGCTCAGGCCCGTCGCACCAAGTTCACCAACGATCTGATGGATCTGGAAGAACTCGGCCCGCTGGTGAACCGCGTTGGCTCCGACTCTTCGAGCATGGACAACATGCTCGAACTGATGGTCACCGGCGGCATCGACCTGTTCCGTGGCGTGCGGATGATCATTCCGCCTGCGTGGCAGAACGTCGAAACCATGGACCCGGATCTGCGTGCGTTCTACGAGTACAACTCGATGCACATGGAACCGTGGGACGGCCCGGCCGGCGTTGTGATGACCGACGGTCGCTACGCGGTGTGCCTGCTCGACCGTAACGGTCTGCGCCCGGCGCGCTGGGTTACCACCACCAACGGTTTCATCACTGTCGCTTCGGAAATCGGCGTCTGGAACTACCAGCCGCAGGACGTGATCGCCAAGGGCCGCGTCGGTCCTGGCCAGATCCTCGCCGTGGACACCGAGACCGGTCAGATCCTCGACACCGACGCGATCGACAACCGCCTGAAATCCCGTCATCCGTACAAGCAATGGCTGCGCAAGAATGCCCTGCGCATCCAGGCGACCATGGAAGACAACGATCACGGTTCGGCTTTCTACGACGTCGATCAGCTCAAGCAATACATGAAGATGTATCAGGTCACGTTCGAAGAGCGTGATCAGGTACTGCGTCCGCTCGGCGAGCAAGGCTACGAAGCCGTCGGCTCGATGGGCGACGACACGCCGATGGCCGTGCTGTCCCAGCGCGTGCGCACGCCGTACGACTATTTCCGTCAGCAGTTCGCGCAGGTGACCAACCCGCCGATCGACCCGCTGCGTGAAGCGATCGTGATGTCGCTGGAAATCTGTCTCGGTGCCGAGCGCAACATCTTCCAGGAATCGCCGGAACACGCGTCGCGCGTAATCCTCAGCTCGCCGGTGATTTCCCCGGCCAAGTGGCGCTCGCTGATGAACCTCGACCGCCCGGGTTTCGAGCGGCAGATCATCGACCTCAACTACGACGAAAGCGTCGGCCTCGAAGCGGCGATCCGCAATGTGGCCGATCAGGCTGAAGAAGCCGTGCGTGCCGGTCGTACCCAGATTGTCCTGAGCGACCGCCATATCGCGCCGGGCAAACTGCCGATCCACGCCTCGATGGCCACCGGCGCGGTACACCACCGTCTGACCGAAAAAGGCTTGCGTTGCGACTCCAACATCCTGGTGGAAACCGCCACCGCGCGCGATCCGCATCACTTTGCGGTGCTGATCGGTTTCGGCGCCTCGGCGGTGTATCCGTTCCTGGCCTACGAAGTGCTGGGCGACCTGATCCGCACCGGTGAAGTACTGGGCGACCTCTACGAGGTGTTCAAGAACTACCGCAAAGGCATCACCAAAGGTCTGTTGAAGATCCTGTCGAAGATGGGCATCTCGACCATCGCCTCGTATCGCGGTGCGCAGCTGTTCGAAGCCATCGGTCTGTCCGAAGAAGTCTGCAACCTGAGCTTCCGTGGCGTGCCGAGCCGCATCAAAGGGGCGCGTTTTGTCGACATCGAAGCCGAACAGAAAGCACTGGCCACCGAAGCCTGGAGTCCGCGCAAGCCGATCCAGCAGGGCGGTCTGCTGAAGTTCGTCCACGGTGGTGAGTACCACGCGTACAACCCGGACGTGGTCAACACCCTGCAAGCCGCCGTGCAGCAGGGCGACTACGCCAAATTCAAGGAATACACCTCACTGGTGGACAACCGTCCGGTGTCGATGATTCGCGACCTGTTCAAGGTCAAGACCCTCGACACGCCGCTGGACATCAGTGAAGTCGAGCCGCTGGAATCGGTGCTCAAGCGCTTCGACTCCGCCGGTATCTCGCTGGGCGCCCTGTCGCCGGAAGCGCACGAAGCCCTGGCCGAAGCCATGAACCGCCTCGGTGCGCGTTCCAACTCCGGCGAAGGCGGCGAAGACCCGGCGCGCTACGGCACCATCAAGAGTTCGAAAATCAAACAGGTCGCGACCGGCCGTTTCGGGGTGACCCCGGAATACCTGGTCAATGCCGAAGTGCTGCAGATCAAGGTCGCCCAAGGCGCCAAGCCGGGCGAGGGCGGGCAACTGCCGGGCGGCAAGGTGAACGGGCTGATCGCCAAGCTGCGTTACGCAGTACCGGGCGTGACCCTGATTTCGCCACCGCCGCACCACGACATCTATTCCATCGAAGACTTGTCGCAGCTGATCTTCGACCTGAAACAGGTCAACCCGAAGGCGCTGGTTTCGGTGAAGCTCGTGGCTGAAGCAGGCGTCGGCACCATCGCCGCCGGTGTGGCCAAGGCCTATGCGGACTTGATCACCATCTCCGGCTACGACGGTGGCACCGGTGCTTCGCCGCTGACCTCGATCAAATACGCTGGCGCACCGTGGGAACTCGGCCTGGCCGAAACCCACCAGACCCTGCGTGGCAACGACCTGCGCGGCAAGGTCCGGGTGCAGACCGACGGCGGCCTGAAAACCGGCCTCGACGTGATCAAGGCCGCGATCCTCGGCGCCGAAAGCTTCGGCTTCGGTACTGCGCCGATGATCGCGCTGGGCTGCAAATACCTGCGTATCTGCCACCTGAACAACTGCGCCACCGGCGTCGCGACCCAGAACGAGAAGCTGCGCAAGGATCACTACATCGGCACCGTCGACATGGTGGTGAATTTCTTCACCTACGTCGCCGAAGAAACCCGTGAGTGGCTGGCCAAGCTGGGCGTGCGTTCCCTCGAAGAGCTGATCGGCCGCACCGATCTGCTGGAAGTCCTCGAAGGCCAGACCGCCAAGCAGCATCACCTGGATCTGACCCCGCTGCTGGGCAGCGATCACATCCCGGCGGACAAGCCTCAGTTCTGCGGCGTCGAGCGCAACCCGCCGTTCGACCAGGGCCTGTTGGCCGAGAAAATGGTCGAGATGGCGACATCGGCGATCAACGACCTCAGCGGCGCCGAGTTCGACCTGGATATCTGCAACTGCGACCGTTCGATCGGCGCAAGGATCTCCGGCGAAATCGCGCGCAAGCACGGCAACCAGGGAATGGCGAAAGCGCCGATCACCTTCCGCTTCAAGGGCACTGCCGGTCAGAGCTTCGGCGTGTGGAACGCCGGCGGTCTGAACCTGTACCTGGAAGGCGATGCCAACGACTACGTCGGCAAAGGCATGACGGGCGGCAAACTGGTCATCGTGCCGCCGAAGGGCAGCGTTTATCAGACTCAGAACAGCGCCATCATCGGCAACACCTGCCTGTACGGCGCCACCGGCGGCAAGCTGTTCGCCGCTGGCACCGCAGGCGAGCGTTTCGCCGTGCGCAACTCCGGTGCCCACACGGTCGTGGAAGGCACCGGCGATCACTGCTGCGAGTACATGACCGGTGGTTTTGTCTGCGTCCTGGGCAAGACCGGTTACAACTTCGGCTCTGGCATGACCGGCGGTTTCGCCTACGTGCTCGACCAGGACAACACCTTCGTTGACCGGGTCAACCACGAACTGGTGGAGATCCAGCGGATCAGCGGCGAGGCGATGGAAGCCTATCGCAGCCACCTGCAGAACGTGCTGAACGAGTACGTCGCGGAAACCGACAGCGAGTGGGGTCGTGAGCTCGCCGAGAACCTCGATGACTACTTGCGTCGTTTCTGGCTGGTCAAGCCGAAGGCTGCCAACCTGAAGTCGTTGCTTTCCAGCACCCGTGCCAACCCGCAGTGA
- a CDS encoding FAD-dependent oxidoreductase has protein sequence MAERLNNDFQFIDVGRKDPKKKLLRQRKKEFVEIYEPFKPQQSADQAHRCLGCGNPYCEWKCPVHNFIPNWLKLVAEGNILQAAELSHQTNTLPEVCGRVCPQDRLCEGACTLNDGFGAVTIGSVEKYITDTAFAMGWRPDMSKVKPTGKRVAIIGAGPAGLGCADVLVRGGVTPVVFDKNPEIGGLLTFGIPEFKLEKTVLSNRREVFTGMGIEFRLNTEVGKDVTMEQLLAEYDAVFMGMGTYTYMKGGFAGEDLPGVYDALDFLIANVNRNLGFEKSPEDFVDMKGKKVVVLGGGDTAMDCNRTSIRQGAKSVTCAYRRDEANMPGSRKEVKNAKEEGVKFLYNRQPIAIVGEDRVEGVKVVETRLGEPDARGRRSPEPIPGSEEIIPADAVVIAFGFRPSPAPWFEQFEIQTDSQGRVVAPEQGQYKHQTSNPKIFAGGDMVRGSDLVVTAIFEGRNAAEGILDYLGV, from the coding sequence ATGGCTGAACGTCTGAATAACGACTTCCAGTTCATCGATGTCGGGCGCAAAGATCCGAAGAAGAAACTGTTGCGTCAACGCAAGAAAGAGTTCGTGGAAATCTACGAACCGTTCAAACCCCAGCAGTCGGCCGACCAGGCCCACCGCTGCCTGGGTTGCGGCAACCCGTATTGCGAATGGAAGTGCCCGGTGCACAACTTCATTCCCAACTGGCTGAAACTGGTGGCCGAGGGCAACATCCTCCAGGCCGCCGAGCTGTCGCACCAGACCAACACTCTGCCGGAAGTCTGCGGCCGGGTGTGCCCGCAGGATCGTCTGTGCGAGGGTGCCTGCACCCTCAACGACGGCTTCGGTGCGGTGACCATCGGTTCGGTCGAGAAGTACATCACCGACACCGCATTCGCCATGGGCTGGCGCCCGGACATGTCCAAGGTCAAACCGACCGGCAAGCGTGTCGCGATCATCGGCGCAGGCCCGGCGGGCCTCGGTTGTGCCGATGTGCTGGTGCGCGGTGGCGTGACCCCGGTGGTGTTCGACAAGAACCCGGAAATCGGCGGTCTGCTGACCTTCGGCATCCCCGAGTTCAAGCTCGAGAAGACCGTGCTGAGCAATCGCCGCGAAGTCTTCACCGGCATGGGCATCGAGTTCCGCCTCAACACCGAGGTCGGCAAGGACGTGACCATGGAGCAACTGCTCGCCGAATACGATGCCGTGTTCATGGGCATGGGCACCTACACCTACATGAAGGGCGGTTTTGCCGGTGAGGACCTGCCGGGCGTTTATGACGCGCTGGATTTCCTGATCGCCAACGTCAACCGCAACCTGGGCTTTGAAAAGTCGCCGGAAGATTTCGTCGACATGAAAGGCAAGAAGGTCGTGGTGCTGGGCGGTGGCGACACGGCGATGGACTGCAACCGCACGTCGATCCGCCAGGGCGCCAAGTCGGTGACCTGCGCCTATCGTCGTGACGAAGCGAACATGCCCGGCTCGCGCAAAGAGGTGAAAAACGCCAAGGAAGAAGGCGTGAAGTTCCTCTATAACCGCCAGCCGATCGCCATCGTTGGTGAAGACAGGGTCGAAGGCGTGAAAGTGGTCGAGACCCGTCTCGGCGAACCGGACGCCCGTGGCCGTCGCAGCCCCGAGCCGATCCCGGGCTCCGAAGAGATCATCCCGGCCGACGCCGTGGTCATCGCCTTCGGCTTCCGCCCGAGCCCGGCGCCGTGGTTCGAACAGTTCGAAATCCAGACCGACAGCCAGGGCCGCGTCGTTGCGCCCGAGCAAGGTCAGTACAAGCACCAGACCAGCAACCCGAAAATCTTCGCCGGTGGCGACATGGTGCGCGGTTCCGACCTGGTGGTGACGGCGATCTTCGAAGGCCGCAATGCGGCGGAAGGGATCCTGGATTACCTGGGCGTCTAA
- the hemE gene encoding uroporphyrinogen decarboxylase, with product MTALKNDRFLRALLKQPVDVTPVWMMRQAGRYLPEYRASRAQAGDFMSLCMNPEFACEVTLQPLDRYPQLDAAILFSDILTIPDAMGQGLYFETGEGPRFKKVVSTLADIEALPIPDPHKDLGYVMDAVSTIRRELNGRVPLIGFSGSPWTLATYMVEGGSSKDFRKTKAMLYDNPQAMHLLLDKLAQSVTSYLNGQIKAGAQAVQIFDTWGGNLSAAAYQEFSLAYMKKIVSGLIREHDGRKVPVILFTKNGGLWLESIADAGADALGLDWTCDIGNARARVGDKVALQGNMDPTVLYAKPEAIRTEVGRILASYGKGSGHVFNLGHGITPEVDPEHAGAFLRAVHELSAQYHE from the coding sequence ATGACTGCCCTGAAGAACGACCGTTTCCTCCGCGCCCTGCTCAAGCAACCCGTAGACGTCACCCCTGTGTGGATGATGCGCCAGGCCGGCCGCTACCTGCCGGAATACCGCGCCAGTCGTGCCCAGGCCGGTGATTTCATGAGCCTGTGCATGAATCCGGAATTCGCCTGCGAAGTCACGCTGCAACCGCTGGACCGCTATCCGCAACTGGACGCGGCGATCCTGTTCTCCGACATCCTCACCATTCCCGATGCCATGGGCCAGGGCCTGTACTTCGAGACCGGTGAAGGTCCGCGCTTCAAGAAAGTCGTCAGCACCCTGGCCGACATCGAAGCCCTGCCGATCCCGGATCCGCACAAAGACCTCGGTTACGTGATGGACGCGGTCAGCACCATCCGCCGCGAACTGAACGGTCGTGTGCCGCTGATCGGTTTCTCCGGCAGCCCTTGGACCCTCGCCACGTACATGGTCGAAGGCGGCTCGTCGAAAGACTTCCGCAAGACCAAGGCGATGCTCTACGACAACCCGCAAGCCATGCACCTGCTGCTGGACAAGCTGGCGCAGTCGGTGACCTCGTACCTCAATGGCCAGATCAAGGCCGGCGCGCAAGCGGTGCAGATCTTCGATACCTGGGGCGGCAACCTGTCGGCGGCGGCGTATCAGGAGTTCTCCCTGGCCTACATGAAGAAAATCGTCAGCGGCCTGATCCGCGAGCACGACGGTCGCAAGGTACCGGTGATCCTGTTCACCAAGAACGGCGGCCTGTGGCTGGAAAGCATCGCCGACGCCGGCGCCGACGCACTGGGCCTGGACTGGACCTGCGACATCGGCAACGCCCGCGCTCGCGTCGGCGACAAGGTCGCCCTGCAAGGCAACATGGACCCGACCGTGCTGTACGCCAAGCCTGAAGCGATCCGCACCGAAGTCGGGCGCATCCTCGCCAGCTACGGCAAAGGCAGCGGCCACGTGTTCAACCTCGGCCACGGCATCACGCCGGAAGTCGATCCGGAACACGCCGGCGCGTTCCTGCGCGCGGTGCACGAGTTGTCGGCGCAGTATCACGAGTGA